One segment of Papaver somniferum cultivar HN1 unplaced genomic scaffold, ASM357369v1 unplaced-scaffold_81, whole genome shotgun sequence DNA contains the following:
- the LOC113345221 gene encoding receptor-like protein EIX2 — translation MTPFCFLLLLFVPLISITQFPVTCNGCQEHERRALLDFKFSLRDPSNRLDSWQQGSQHENCCDWVGIDCSNDSNPHIVAINLRESSLTGKFSASISNITSLEYLDLAFNNFQQSEIPFQLSRLTKLTHLDLSNSHISATISTHFTNLTFLHHLDLSGNFMVNSPSLKWVRGLVNLEVLNLGGIDLYEAASLEKNFAESISYLYNLVELDLTSCNIFTTVFPTNEFRNLSRLSSLKLSNNRDLNFQIPAQLVNVTSLSVLDLSYCGLQGSVPYLPQLTELDVSANSNLQPDLTRMFQQQWPQLQELSVSFTNVSGPIPSSISNAPSLVTLSASFCSIQGSLPSSIYNLSRLQSLYLYRNNLTGYIHSSISNLKFLNFLGLSHNNLQGSIPVSICNIVSLQELNLDDNNVTGSLPSCLTKLHNLTVLDVSQNSMQGTVSLIDFVNEMNLTNLDMSSNKLTVVIDQNFGMYSKFKLEYLALPSCNLTGSFPTFICEFGKLQHLNLSHNHLTGVIPSCISRLKNFLRFDLSNNEFRGPLPVPPQAFVREITGGIPSRDIPFEISFDVSNNKLSGEISREGGKRLSRFQAINLASNELSGPIPISICSKDSGSLQIIDFSNNKLSGIIPASMGYCMDLVSLNLQNNNLTGNVPNELGNATSLSYLQLNDNNLKGAPLNFISKFQNLEVLNLANNNFVGDIPAAFGSLDFLRIMSLRWNKYNGSIPEEIMRLNRLQILDLSHNHLSGHIPKSFGKYWRGLTKVEFYYPDNIQLQMVVKGIMMQFEKLYNYSSGMDLSGNMFGGSIPTEIGSLKGLATLNLSHNGLSDDIPWSVGNMSSLGSLDLSFNRLSGHIPQSLTSLDFLGVLNVSYNELSGRIPRGDHFDTLSIDGWAFIGNNLLCGEPTKKICHGDQVASTNDTNRTNKSQEDDQENTKERILFYVVIALGFVVGFWGLFLVLLLRKEKWWLSYWRFVDCVADRVMSCIQR, via the coding sequence ATGACGCcattctgttttcttcttcttttgttcgttCCTTTGATTAGCATCACTCAATTCCCAGTAACTTGCAACGGATGCCAGGAACATGAGCGAAGAGCACTCTTGGACTTCAAATTCTCTCTGCGCGACCCTTCAAATCGCTTGGATTCATGGCAACAAGGAAGCCAACATGAAAACTGTTGCGACTGGGTTGGAATAGATTGCTCCAATGACTCCAATCCTCATATCGTTGCAATTAACCTGCGAGAAAGCTCGCTAACAGGTAAATTCTCTGCTTCCATTTCTAACATTACTTCTCTAGAGTATCTTGATCTTGCATTCAACAATTTTCAGCAATCAGAAATCCCATTTCAGCTTTCTCGTCTAACTAAACTCACTCATCTTGATCTCTCCAACTCCCACATTTCAGCAACAATTTCAACACATTTCACCAACTTAACCTTTCTGCATCATCTCGATTTATCGGGGAATTTTATGGTAAATTCACCATCTTTAAAATGGGTTAGAGGGTTGGTAAATCTAGAGGTCTTGAATTTGGGAGGTATTGATTTATATGAGGCTGCATCTTTAGAAAAGAACTTTGCTGAATCCATTTCATATCTTTATAATCTTGTTGAACTTGATCTCACTTCATGTAATATATTTACCACAGTTTTCCCCACCAATGAGTTTCGAAATCTTTCTAGATTATCCTCTCTGAAACTGAGCAACAATCGAGATCTGAATTTCCAAATTCCAGCACAGCTAGTGAACGTAACTTCACTTTCAGTTCTTGACTTGTCATACTGTGGACTACAAGGTTCAGTACCATATCTTCCTCAACTTACAGAGCTTGATGTGAGTGCTAATTCTAACCTTCAACCTGATCTCACTAGGATGTTTCAACAACAATGGCCTCAGCTTCAAGAGCTTTCGGTTTCTTTTACTAACGTAAGCGGACCAATTCCAAGCTCAATATCAAATGCACCATCACTGGTCACTCTTTCCGCCTCATTTTGTTCCATTCAAGGTTCTTTACCTTCTTCAATCTACAATCTTTCGAGATTGCAGTCTCTATACCTCTATAGGAACAACTTGACAGGTTATATCCATTCATCAATATCCAATCTAAAATTCTTGAACTTTCTCGGCTTGTCTCATAACAATCTCCAGGGTTCTATACCAGTGTCGATATGCAACATTGTTTCTCTTCAAGAACTTAATTTAGATGATAATAACGTAACAGGAAGTCTACCAAGTTGCCTGACAAAGCTCCATAACCTCACTGTTCTTGATGTTTCTCAAAACTCAATGCAAGGCACTGTTTCATTGATCGATTTCGTTAACGAGATGAACCTGACAAACCTCGACATGAGCTCAAATAAGTTAACTGTAGTTATAGATCAAAATTTCGGTATGTACTCTAAGTTCAAACTAGAGTATTTGGCTTTGCCATCGTGCAATCTAACCGGATCATTCCCTACCTTCATCTGTGAGTTCGGTAAACTTCAGCATCTGAATTTGTCCCATAATCACCTTACAGGAGTCATTCCTTCTTGCATCTCCAGACTCAAAAATTTCCTCAGGTTCGACTTGTCCAACAACGAATTTCGCGGTCCACTGCCTGTTCCGCCTCAAGCTTTTGTCAGAGAGATTACAGGAGGCATTCCTTCAAGAGATATTCCTTTTGAGATATCTTTTGATGTATCGAATAATAAACTCAGTGGTGAAATCTCAAGAGAGGGTGGCAAAAGACTTTCTCGTTTTCAAGCCATTAATCTAGCCAGTAATGAACTTTCTGGTCCAATCCCCATTTCTATATGCTCAAAAGATTCGGGGTCTCTCCAAATTATTGACTTCTCAAACAACAAATTATCTGGGATTATACCTGCTAGTATGGGGTACTGCATGGATCTTGTATCTCTAAACTTGCAAAACAACAACCTCACTGGAAATGTTCCGAATGAGCTTGGAAATGCAACATCATTGTCATATCTTCAACTAAATGACAACAACCTCAAGGGCGCTCCTCTTAACTTCATCAGTAAATTTCAAAACTTGGAAGTTCTCAACTTAGCAAACAACAATTTCGTAGGTGATATACCCGCTGCGTTCGGTTCACTCGATTTTCTTAGGATTATGTCTTTAAGGTGGAACAAATACAACGGGTCGATCCCCGAAGAGATTATGCGTTTAAATCGACTCCAAATATTAGATTTATCGCATAACCATCTCTCAGGCCACATTCCTAAATCATTTGGAAAATACTGGAGGGGTTTAACAAAAGTCGAATTCTACTACCCCGATAATATTCAATTGCAGATGGTGGTTAAAGGGATCATGATGCAGTTTGAAAAGTTATACAACTATAGCTCAGGAATGGATCTATCTGGCAATATGTTTGGTGGAAGCATTCCGACAGAGATAGGTTCGTTGAAAGGACTTGCAACACTTAATCTATCCCATAATGGTTTGTCAGATGATATCCCTTGGAGTGTAGGAAATATGTCTAGTTTAGGGTCTTTGGATTTAAGTTTTAATAGACTGTCTGGACATATCCCTCAATCCTTAACATCGCTCGACTTTCTTGGGGTTTTGAATGTATCTTATAATGAGTTGAGTGGCAGGATTCCAAGAGGAGACCACTTTGACACATTGAGTATTGATGGTTGGGCATTTATCGGGAATAATTTGTTATGTGGAGAACCAACCAAGAAAATTTGCCATGGTGATCAGGTTGCGAGTACTAATGATACTAACCGTACAAATAAATCTCAAGAAGATGATCAAGAAAATACAAAGGAGAGAATACTTTTCTATGTTGTTATTGCTCTTGGGTTTGTAGTAGGATTTTGGGGTTTATTCTTGGTTTTGCTTCTAAGAAAAGAGAAATGGTGGTTATCGTATTGGAGATTTGTCGATTGTGTTGCAGATAGAGTAATGAGTTGTATTCAGAGATAG
- the LOC113345291 gene encoding MATH domain and coiled-coil domain-containing protein At3g58340-like isoform X1: MYLKSAEDNSVRVSYVEFNLAIVNQIFINHTVKFEAQREFSSRSSSGWGFSRFLPLAKLRDPDKGYLVNETFIVKVETFIVKVDVFECRWMDKNSTKNHSIGLGLSEQQKIQPAVPAEVVKHTMENGAAKVQEEPVKKKVKQESCLDYILLLVVDANPEAQVAMQYQRAGKLFEFGQSHHVKGIALDGEKFEDVGGFSVLKSQASLYKNIWLKYGHIASSQVLTASSYMGQVWLVADIMSSIVEMTDFRFVDMSSEVIELWENKIKMAEALEFNIKWLRERLEDVKKCFKGIQKCKNALQEQVQPLKAAKVQVIAAANELKKAQSRLIAAEDKLRENISSLVKRTRPFSVSESDIGMYLEKGDTLILDGIF; encoded by the exons ATGTACCTTAAGAGCGCTGAAGATAACTCAGTCAGAGTGTCTTATGTGGAGTTCAATTTGGCTATAGTTAATCAAATATTTATCAATCACACAGTGAAATTCG AAGCACAAAGAGAGTTTTCCTCACGAAGTAGTAGTGGTTGGGGGTTTTCCAGATTCTTGCCTCTTGCTAAACTCCGTGACCCTGACAAGGGGTATCTCGTGAATGAAACCTTTATTGTGAAAGTCGAAACCTTTATTGTGAAAGTCGATGTTTTTGAGTGTAGATGGATGGATAAGAACTCAACCAAGAATCACAGTATAGGG CTGGGCTTGAGTGAGCAACAAAAAATTCAACCTGCAGTACCTGCTGAGGTCGTAAAACACACAATGGAAAACGGTGCAGCCAAAGTTCAAGAGGAGCCCGTTAAGAAGAAAGTAAAGCAAGAAAGTTGCTTGGACTATATACTGCTACTAGTTGTCGATGCCAATCCAGAAGCCCAAGTAGCAATGCAGTATCAAAGAGCTGGCAAACTCTTTGAATTTGGCCAGTCTCATCATGTCAAAGGCATTGCTCTCGATGGTGAGAAGTTTGAAGATGTTGGAGGCTTCAGTGTTCTCAAATCACAGGCTTCCTTGTATAAAAATATCTGGTTGAAATATGGACATATTGCATCAAGCCAAGTTCTGACAGCTTCTTCATATATGGGCCAAGTATGGTTGGTTGCTGATATAATGAGCTCTATTGTGGAGATGACTGATTTTCGGTTTGTTGACATGTCCTCTGAAGTGATTGAGTTGTGGGAGAACAAGATAAAGATGGCCGAGGCACTTGAATTCAACATAAAATGGCTTCGAGAACGACTCGAGGATGTCAAAAAGTGCTTTAAAGGGATTCAGAAGTGTAAAAACGCACTGCAGGAGCAAGTTCAGCCTTTGAAGGCCGCAAAGGTTCAGGTGATTGCAGCAGCGAACGAGTTGAAGAAGGCCCAATCACGGCTTATCGCAGCAGAAGATAAACTGAGAGAGAACATATCTTCCCTGGTGAAAAGGACGCGTCCCTTTTCAGTGTCAGAGTCAGACATTGGAATGTACTTAGAAAAAGGCGACACTCTAATTTTGGATGGGATCTTTTAA
- the LOC113345291 gene encoding uncharacterized protein LOC113345291 isoform X2, with amino-acid sequence MENRPIEISSSPRFIWRIDNFSKLDAKLIHRELPKMLGLSEQQKIQPAVPAEVVKHTMENGAAKVQEEPVKKKVKQESCLDYILLLVVDANPEAQVAMQYQRAGKLFEFGQSHHVKGIALDGEKFEDVGGFSVLKSQASLYKNIWLKYGHIASSQVLTASSYMGQVWLVADIMSSIVEMTDFRFVDMSSEVIELWENKIKMAEALEFNIKWLRERLEDVKKCFKGIQKCKNALQEQVQPLKAAKVQVIAAANELKKAQSRLIAAEDKLRENISSLVKRTRPFSVSESDIGMYLEKGDTLILDGIF; translated from the exons ATGGAAAATCGGCCAATTGAGATTTCTTCATCGCCCAGATTCATTTGGAGAATAGACAACTTTTCCAAGCTGGATGCCAAACTAATTCACCGTGAACTGCCAAAAATG CTGGGCTTGAGTGAGCAACAAAAAATTCAACCTGCAGTACCTGCTGAGGTCGTAAAACACACAATGGAAAACGGTGCAGCCAAAGTTCAAGAGGAGCCCGTTAAGAAGAAAGTAAAGCAAGAAAGTTGCTTGGACTATATACTGCTACTAGTTGTCGATGCCAATCCAGAAGCCCAAGTAGCAATGCAGTATCAAAGAGCTGGCAAACTCTTTGAATTTGGCCAGTCTCATCATGTCAAAGGCATTGCTCTCGATGGTGAGAAGTTTGAAGATGTTGGAGGCTTCAGTGTTCTCAAATCACAGGCTTCCTTGTATAAAAATATCTGGTTGAAATATGGACATATTGCATCAAGCCAAGTTCTGACAGCTTCTTCATATATGGGCCAAGTATGGTTGGTTGCTGATATAATGAGCTCTATTGTGGAGATGACTGATTTTCGGTTTGTTGACATGTCCTCTGAAGTGATTGAGTTGTGGGAGAACAAGATAAAGATGGCCGAGGCACTTGAATTCAACATAAAATGGCTTCGAGAACGACTCGAGGATGTCAAAAAGTGCTTTAAAGGGATTCAGAAGTGTAAAAACGCACTGCAGGAGCAAGTTCAGCCTTTGAAGGCCGCAAAGGTTCAGGTGATTGCAGCAGCGAACGAGTTGAAGAAGGCCCAATCACGGCTTATCGCAGCAGAAGATAAACTGAGAGAGAACATATCTTCCCTGGTGAAAAGGACGCGTCCCTTTTCAGTGTCAGAGTCAGACATTGGAATGTACTTAGAAAAAGGCGACACTCTAATTTTGGATGGGATCTTTTAA